The Persephonella atlantica genome includes a window with the following:
- a CDS encoding DUF1538 domain-containing protein translates to MEQIKIFFSLLKDSLRDLAPIIVVIAFFQLVILQQLPENLFSLVLGLSIVAVGLAIFIQGLETGIFPLGENLANEFAKKGSLFWLLLFAFLIGFSTTIAEPALIAIADKAQVISEGRIDSLWLRITVAFSVGTAIVIGVLRIILGHPIHWYIIFGYVIVVLITFFAPPEIVGLAYDSGGVTTSTVTVPLVTALGIGLASSIKGRNPVIDGFGLIAFASLTPMIFVQLYGILVYFFSETSTKAVFSELPVETVNYSEHEPHWAVELILDLLGVMKDIFPILAVIFFFQYFVIKKSVPHKRKIFTGIILVILGLYAFIVGLDMGLFPLGETMAFQLTQSGNTFLIYLFGFLIGFSTTMAEPALIAVALKAQEVSEGRINSFILRLFVAIGVAIGIALGCYRIVSGDSIHHYIIVGYIFVILLTYFAPRYIIPIAYDSGGVTTSTVTVPLVAALGLGLASNIPDRNPLVDGFGLIAFASLFPMITVMGYGILAELFLKKVGR, encoded by the coding sequence TTGGAGCAAATAAAGATATTTTTTTCCCTTCTAAAAGATTCCCTAAGAGATTTAGCACCTATTATTGTTGTTATTGCTTTTTTCCAATTAGTTATTCTTCAACAGCTGCCTGAAAATCTGTTTTCTTTAGTTTTAGGATTGTCTATTGTTGCTGTGGGACTTGCTATTTTTATACAGGGATTGGAAACAGGAATATTTCCTTTAGGTGAGAATTTAGCAAATGAGTTTGCTAAAAAGGGGTCTTTGTTTTGGTTATTACTCTTTGCTTTTTTGATAGGATTTTCAACAACTATTGCTGAACCTGCATTAATAGCCATAGCTGACAAAGCACAAGTTATATCGGAAGGAAGAATTGACAGCCTGTGGTTAAGGATAACTGTAGCATTTTCTGTAGGTACAGCAATAGTAATAGGGGTTTTAAGGATAATATTAGGCCATCCTATCCACTGGTACATAATATTTGGATATGTGATTGTTGTTTTAATAACATTTTTTGCCCCTCCAGAAATTGTGGGTCTTGCATACGACAGCGGTGGAGTAACAACTTCAACGGTAACAGTTCCATTGGTTACTGCTCTTGGAATAGGTCTTGCCTCCAGTATTAAAGGTAGGAATCCTGTAATAGATGGTTTTGGACTCATAGCATTTGCATCTCTTACTCCCATGATTTTCGTTCAGTTGTACGGTATATTGGTTTATTTTTTCAGTGAGACTTCTACAAAGGCGGTTTTTTCAGAACTACCTGTTGAAACAGTAAACTACTCTGAGCACGAGCCCCACTGGGCAGTTGAGCTTATATTGGATTTGTTAGGCGTCATGAAAGACATTTTTCCTATATTAGCAGTTATATTTTTCTTCCAGTACTTTGTGATAAAAAAATCTGTTCCCCACAAAAGAAAGATATTCACAGGTATTATTCTGGTGATTTTGGGACTATATGCTTTTATTGTTGGTCTTGATATGGGACTTTTCCCTTTGGGTGAAACTATGGCTTTTCAGCTCACCCAATCAGGGAACACATTCTTGATATATCTGTTTGGTTTTCTTATAGGATTTTCAACAACTATGGCAGAGCCTGCGTTGATTGCCGTTGCACTGAAAGCACAAGAGGTTAGTGAAGGGAGAATCAATAGCTTCATACTCAGACTTTTTGTCGCTATAGGAGTTGCCATAGGGATTGCTTTAGGGTGTTATAGAATAGTTTCAGGGGACTCTATACATCACTACATAATAGTTGGATATATATTTGTTATACTACTTACATACTTTGCTCCAAGGTATATTATCCCTATAGCTTATGATAGTGGAGGTGTTACAACTTCTACCGTGACTGTTCCTTTGGTTGCTGCTTTAGGTCTGGGACTTGCCTCAAATATACCTGATAGAAACCCCTTAGTTGATGGTTTTGGTCTGATTGCTTTTGCTTCTTTGTTCCCTATGATAACAGTCATGGGATACGGGATACTTGCAGAGCTATTTTTGAAAAAAGTAGGGAGGTGA
- the purT gene encoding formate-dependent phosphoribosylglycinamide formyltransferase: protein MIIGTPLSHNATKILLLGSGELGKEFTIEALRLGIEVIAVDSYENAPAQQVAQRSYVIDMKNGEQIKNIVYREKPDFIVPEIEAIDTLMLLELEKEGFNVIPSAKATNYTMNRIGIRRLAAEEVGLKTSAYRFASDIESYKKAIKEIGLPAVVKPVMSSSGKGQSIVREESQIEKAWFYAQENARGKGGEVIIEEFIDFDFEITLLTVRTKNQGTLFCEPIGHIQVDGDYHESWQPQPMSPVALEKAKDIAKKITDALGGYGIFGCELFVKGDEVYFNEISPRPHDTGMVTMISQNMSEFEIHLRAILGLPIDIKMIAPAGASYCFHASDWGVAPSYEGLEKALSMPDTKIRIFGKPTTRPKRRMGVALATGQTIEEAREKAKKAAQFIKVIE, encoded by the coding sequence ATGATTATAGGAACGCCCCTATCCCACAATGCAACAAAGATACTTCTTCTTGGAAGTGGAGAGTTAGGAAAAGAGTTTACGATAGAAGCCTTGAGGCTTGGCATTGAGGTAATAGCTGTTGACAGCTATGAAAATGCCCCTGCCCAGCAGGTTGCTCAGCGTTCTTATGTGATAGATATGAAAAATGGTGAGCAGATTAAAAATATTGTCTACAGAGAAAAGCCTGACTTTATTGTTCCAGAAATAGAGGCCATAGATACGCTGATGCTACTTGAACTTGAAAAAGAAGGCTTTAACGTTATACCTTCTGCAAAGGCAACAAATTACACGATGAACAGGATAGGAATAAGGAGACTTGCTGCTGAAGAGGTAGGATTGAAGACCTCTGCATACAGATTTGCTTCAGACATAGAAAGTTATAAAAAAGCCATCAAAGAGATAGGACTTCCTGCTGTTGTAAAACCTGTTATGAGCTCCTCCGGTAAGGGACAGAGCATAGTCAGAGAAGAAAGTCAGATTGAAAAAGCGTGGTTCTATGCTCAGGAGAATGCAAGGGGAAAAGGTGGAGAGGTAATTATTGAGGAATTTATTGATTTTGACTTTGAGATAACACTACTTACAGTGAGAACAAAAAATCAGGGAACACTGTTTTGCGAACCTATCGGACACATTCAGGTAGACGGAGATTACCATGAAAGCTGGCAACCTCAACCTATGAGCCCTGTCGCACTTGAAAAGGCAAAGGATATTGCAAAAAAGATAACAGATGCTTTGGGGGGATACGGTATTTTTGGGTGTGAGCTGTTTGTAAAAGGAGATGAAGTTTATTTTAATGAAATATCCCCAAGACCTCACGATACAGGAATGGTCACTATGATTTCACAGAACATGTCAGAGTTTGAGATACATCTCAGGGCTATATTGGGACTTCCGATAGATATAAAGATGATTGCTCCTGCAGGAGCATCTTACTGCTTCCATGCATCTGACTGGGGAGTGGCGCCTTCATATGAAGGCTTAGAAAAAGCTCTCTCTATGCCTGACACAAAAATAAGAATATTTGGTAAACCTACAACAAGACCTAAAAGAAGAATGGGAGTAGCCCTTGCCACTGGTCAGACGATTGAGGAAGCAAGGGAAAAAGCTAAAAAGGCTGCCCAGTTTATAAAGGTGATAGAATGA
- the purH gene encoding bifunctional phosphoribosylaminoimidazolecarboxamide formyltransferase/IMP cyclohydrolase produces MKKRALISVSDKTGVVEFAKELQDLGYEIVSSSGTAKVLRENGISVIEVSEITGFPEIMGGRVKTLHPKIHGGLLAVRDNPEYMKQLEELGIVPIDIVAINLYPFEETVRKGAELDEIIENIDIGGPAMVRASAKNHKFVTIVVDPEDYSYVVSMLKEKGEIDLQTRRKLALKAFRHTALYDSIISAVLNEKFGINEKFPDELSVPLRKKSKLRYGENPHQEASLYVSPVESDGFSVAESEVLHGKEMSYNNYLDVEAAVNLVKEFDAPTCVIVKHNNPCGVAVRESQPEAYKEALSRDPKSAFGGIVAFNKAVNIETARLLTEIFLEVIVAPDFEEDAFEYLTGKKKNLRLVKVKNFESSSAGLDFRRISGGMLIQDRDLRLYEEWKVVTEREPSPEEVEDLLFAWKVVKHVKSNSVVIAKNKATVGIGPGQTSRVDSLETAVKKAKEFGLSLEGAVLASEAFFPFRDSIDEAAKHGIKAVIQPGGSIRDPEVIQAANEHGIAMVFTGMRHFKH; encoded by the coding sequence ATGAAAAAAAGAGCTCTCATTTCAGTTTCTGACAAAACAGGTGTTGTTGAGTTTGCTAAAGAACTTCAGGATTTAGGTTATGAAATAGTTTCATCTTCAGGAACAGCTAAAGTTTTAAGGGAAAATGGTATCTCTGTTATTGAAGTTTCAGAAATTACAGGATTTCCTGAGATTATGGGTGGAAGGGTAAAAACACTCCATCCAAAAATCCACGGTGGGCTTTTAGCTGTCAGGGATAATCCTGAATATATGAAGCAGTTAGAAGAGCTTGGAATAGTTCCCATAGATATAGTTGCTATAAATCTTTATCCCTTTGAGGAAACAGTCAGAAAAGGAGCAGAATTAGACGAGATAATTGAAAACATTGATATTGGAGGTCCTGCAATGGTCAGAGCTTCTGCTAAAAATCATAAGTTTGTTACCATTGTTGTAGACCCTGAAGATTACAGTTATGTTGTATCAATGCTAAAGGAAAAAGGGGAGATAGACCTTCAGACGAGAAGAAAGCTTGCCCTGAAAGCTTTTAGACACACTGCCCTTTACGACAGTATCATATCTGCTGTTTTAAATGAAAAGTTTGGCATAAATGAGAAATTTCCTGACGAGCTTTCTGTTCCCTTAAGGAAAAAATCAAAGCTCAGATATGGAGAAAATCCCCATCAGGAAGCATCTTTGTATGTTTCTCCTGTTGAAAGTGATGGCTTTTCTGTGGCAGAAAGTGAGGTTTTACACGGCAAGGAGATGTCATATAACAACTATTTAGATGTTGAAGCAGCTGTTAATCTTGTAAAGGAGTTTGATGCTCCTACCTGTGTGATTGTAAAACATAACAATCCCTGTGGTGTAGCAGTCAGGGAAAGCCAGCCTGAGGCTTATAAAGAAGCCCTTTCAAGAGACCCAAAATCTGCTTTTGGTGGAATTGTTGCATTTAATAAAGCTGTAAACATTGAAACGGCCAGACTTCTCACTGAGATTTTCCTTGAGGTTATAGTAGCTCCAGATTTTGAGGAAGATGCATTTGAATATCTTACAGGGAAAAAGAAAAATCTCAGACTGGTAAAGGTAAAAAACTTTGAAAGCTCTTCAGCAGGTCTTGACTTTAGAAGAATATCTGGCGGTATGCTTATTCAGGATAGAGACCTGAGGCTTTATGAAGAATGGAAGGTCGTTACAGAAAGAGAGCCTTCACCTGAAGAAGTGGAAGACCTTTTGTTTGCGTGGAAGGTAGTAAAGCACGTCAAGTCAAACTCTGTAGTAATAGCAAAGAATAAAGCTACTGTTGGCATTGGTCCCGGCCAGACCTCAAGAGTTGACAGTCTTGAAACAGCAGTAAAAAAGGCAAAAGAGTTTGGTCTTTCCCTCGAAGGAGCTGTTCTTGCTTCGGAAGCCTTTTTTCCGTTCAGAGACAGCATTGACGAAGCAGCAAAACACGGAATAAAGGCTGTTATACAGCCGGGAGGGTCTATAAGAGACCCTGAAGTAATTCAGGCAGCAAACGAGCACGGCATAGCCATGGTATTCACAGGGATGAGACATTTTAAACATTAA
- a CDS encoding aspartate-semialdehyde dehydrogenase, which yields MKHYNIAILGATGAVGQTMLRVLEERNFPVNEIRLLASEKSAGKELEYMGLKYKVQAVSPEAFEGIDIALFSAGGSRSKQWAPVAVKKGAVVIDNSSAFRMDDDVPLVVPEVNPEDVKWHKGIIANPNCSTIQMVVALYPIHREKEIKRVIVSTYQAVSGAGATAIKDLEEETKAYFEGKYYYPEALPNHIAFNVIPHIDVFLDNDYTKEEMKMFNETRKIMHAPDIRVSATCARVPVFYGHSEAVTIETEQPITPDEAREILKNAPGVIVEDDPSNNVYPMPIEVAGRDEVFVGRIRKDLAFENGLSMWVVADNLRKGAATNAVQIAELLVEYGLV from the coding sequence ATGAAACATTATAACATTGCAATACTGGGAGCAACAGGAGCAGTTGGACAGACTATGCTCAGAGTGTTAGAAGAGAGAAACTTTCCCGTTAATGAAATCAGATTACTTGCATCTGAGAAATCAGCAGGAAAAGAGCTTGAGTATATGGGATTAAAATACAAGGTACAGGCTGTTTCTCCTGAAGCATTTGAAGGAATAGATATTGCCCTTTTTTCAGCTGGAGGTTCAAGGAGTAAGCAGTGGGCACCTGTTGCGGTTAAAAAAGGAGCAGTAGTCATAGACAACAGCTCTGCATTTAGAATGGACGATGACGTTCCGTTAGTTGTCCCTGAGGTAAATCCAGAAGACGTAAAGTGGCACAAAGGTATAATAGCCAATCCCAACTGCTCAACAATACAGATGGTCGTTGCTCTGTATCCTATACACAGGGAAAAAGAGATAAAAAGAGTAATAGTTTCCACATATCAGGCTGTATCAGGAGCAGGAGCTACAGCAATAAAAGACCTTGAGGAAGAAACAAAGGCTTACTTTGAAGGAAAGTACTACTATCCAGAAGCCCTGCCTAACCACATAGCCTTTAACGTTATTCCCCACATTGACGTATTTTTAGATAACGATTACACAAAAGAAGAGATGAAAATGTTTAACGAAACAAGAAAGATCATGCATGCTCCAGATATCAGAGTATCAGCTACATGTGCAAGAGTTCCTGTTTTTTACGGACACAGCGAAGCTGTAACTATAGAAACAGAGCAGCCTATCACTCCTGATGAAGCAAGGGAGATACTAAAAAATGCTCCTGGTGTTATAGTAGAAGACGACCCATCAAACAATGTATATCCGATGCCTATTGAAGTTGCCGGCAGGGATGAAGTTTTTGTAGGAAGAATCAGAAAAGACCTTGCCTTTGAAAACGGCCTGTCTATGTGGGTTGTTGCAGACAATTTGAGAAAGGGAGCAGCAACAAACGCAGTACAGATAGCAGAACTCCTTGTAGAATATGGACTTGTATAA
- a CDS encoding ankyrin repeat domain-containing protein, which yields MKTGYIFIVLSILIIFPDVSFSSEKPHTIQELKERLKKKEKKPAINQAVAEGNLEKIKQLLKEGANINSKDAIGWTPLHEAANLGNVEIVEFLIKNGADVNVKDDQWETPLHIAAAAGNLQTIKILLKYKADINARTQKGSTPLHYAARNGHPEVVRYLIQHGAEINAQDEDGDTPLHEAVFWGRKDVAKVLIEMGADPNIKDKYGFKPEDYTQDPEFLKILRQGGR from the coding sequence ATGAAAACAGGTTATATTTTTATAGTTTTAAGCATTCTAATAATTTTCCCTGATGTTTCCTTCTCTTCAGAAAAGCCCCACACAATACAGGAACTAAAAGAAAGATTAAAAAAGAAAGAGAAAAAACCAGCTATTAATCAAGCAGTTGCCGAAGGGAACTTAGAAAAAATAAAACAGCTGCTAAAAGAAGGTGCAAACATTAACAGTAAAGATGCCATTGGATGGACACCTCTTCACGAAGCAGCCAACTTGGGAAATGTAGAAATCGTGGAATTTTTAATTAAGAATGGTGCAGATGTTAATGTAAAAGACGATCAGTGGGAGACACCCCTTCACATAGCTGCAGCAGCAGGAAATCTCCAGACAATAAAAATTCTTCTAAAGTACAAAGCAGACATTAATGCAAGAACTCAAAAAGGTTCCACTCCACTACACTACGCAGCAAGGAACGGACATCCAGAAGTTGTCAGATACCTTATCCAGCATGGAGCAGAAATAAATGCTCAAGATGAAGATGGAGATACACCTCTCCATGAAGCTGTGTTCTGGGGAAGAAAAGATGTGGCTAAAGTTCTTATAGAAATGGGTGCAGACCCAAACATAAAAGATAAATATGGCTTCAAGCCTGAAGATTATACTCAGGACCCTGAATTTTTAAAAATACTCAGACAGGGAGGGAGATGA
- a CDS encoding ankyrin repeat domain-containing protein, translating into MILRYVLAVFIILPLVSFLPTIPETTVNTRGVCETREKLNRKLFEAIQEGDEQKVEQLIKKGADVNARDKNNYTPLLKAVSRGNIKIVRALVEYGADIKAKEKFFGYTPIHIAAMKGYTDILIFLLKKGADPNVKDKYGDTPLHLAALEGHEDIVKILIEHGADVNSLNARRWTPLHKAALTGKINVAKILIEHGADVNACGRSKETPLHLAVLRKQKKMVLFLIKNGANINARDIRKRTPLDYAKVEDIKKILEKLGGKRGSEIF; encoded by the coding sequence ATGATTTTACGTTATGTTCTTGCAGTTTTCATTATATTACCATTAGTTTCCTTTTTACCAACTATTCCTGAAACAACAGTAAACACGAGAGGTGTATGTGAAACAAGGGAAAAGCTAAACAGAAAACTGTTTGAAGCAATCCAGGAAGGAGATGAGCAAAAAGTTGAGCAACTGATAAAAAAGGGAGCTGATGTCAATGCAAGAGATAAGAACAATTACACACCTCTTTTAAAAGCTGTATCCAGAGGAAATATCAAAATAGTAAGAGCACTCGTTGAATACGGTGCAGATATTAAAGCTAAAGAGAAATTTTTCGGTTATACACCCATACATATAGCAGCAATGAAAGGCTATACAGACATACTGATTTTCCTTCTTAAAAAAGGAGCAGACCCTAACGTCAAAGACAAATACGGAGATACACCATTACATCTTGCAGCCCTTGAGGGACATGAAGACATTGTAAAAATACTTATAGAGCACGGTGCAGATGTTAACTCACTGAATGCCCGCAGATGGACACCCCTCCACAAAGCTGCTCTGACAGGTAAGATAAACGTAGCAAAAATACTTATAGAACATGGGGCAGATGTTAATGCATGCGGAAGATCAAAGGAAACCCCTCTTCACCTGGCTGTTTTAAGAAAACAGAAGAAAATGGTATTATTTCTGATAAAAAACGGAGCCAACATAAATGCAAGAGACATAAGAAAGAGAACACCTCTTGACTACGCAAAAGTTGAAGATATAAAAAAGATTTTGGAGAAACTGGGAGGGAAAAGAGGAAGTGAAATTTTCTGA
- a CDS encoding ankyrin repeat domain-containing protein, whose amino-acid sequence MKRIFLLAGAVIFSMIAFSAFGKTKPELNKELTEAISQENIKKIKSLIKQGAGINVKNILGNSPLHIAAMKGDIELVKELIKDGADINAKNLEGWTPLHEAAFLGFEEIVKYLVEHGADPDSKNGSGDTPLHLASMGGHPNVVEILIEFGANIDAQNSDGLTPLHFAAMRGEYEVAKILLSHGANPNIKDKDGEIPLHKAVTQRKFELVKLLISKGSYINARNNRGKTPLLIALSGVDTKVVKYLIQKGANVNASDNDGWTPLHEATFRGNMEIVKLLIDKNANINARDNRYGDYVLHVSARNGDAEITKLLIRYGAKVNVKDEYGDTPLHIAALEGHLKVAEVLIKHGADVNAKNNKGWTPLFKAAMAGKINVARLLIKNGAEVNVKGKYKETPLHLAVLRKQTAMVKFLVENGADVNAKDLRGRTPLDYAKVEEIKKILLKAKARHI is encoded by the coding sequence ATGAAAAGGATTTTTCTTTTGGCTGGTGCTGTTATTTTTTCTATGATAGCTTTTTCTGCTTTTGGGAAAACAAAACCAGAACTGAACAAAGAACTGACAGAGGCAATATCACAGGAAAACATTAAAAAGATAAAATCCCTTATAAAACAGGGAGCTGGTATAAATGTTAAAAACATTCTGGGAAACTCTCCACTTCACATAGCAGCAATGAAAGGAGACATAGAACTTGTTAAAGAACTTATTAAAGATGGAGCAGACATTAATGCAAAAAATTTAGAAGGATGGACACCTCTCCACGAAGCTGCATTTCTTGGTTTTGAAGAAATAGTCAAGTATCTCGTTGAACATGGGGCGGATCCAGACTCAAAAAATGGAAGTGGTGACACCCCGCTTCACCTTGCATCTATGGGAGGACATCCTAACGTTGTTGAAATACTGATTGAATTTGGAGCAAATATTGATGCACAGAATAGTGACGGCTTAACTCCACTTCATTTTGCTGCAATGAGAGGAGAGTATGAAGTAGCAAAAATCCTCTTAAGTCACGGAGCCAATCCAAACATAAAGGACAAAGATGGGGAAATTCCTCTACACAAGGCAGTTACCCAGAGAAAATTCGAACTGGTTAAACTTCTGATATCAAAAGGCTCCTACATAAACGCAAGAAATAACAGAGGGAAAACACCTCTCCTTATAGCACTGTCTGGAGTGGATACAAAAGTTGTGAAGTATCTAATACAAAAAGGAGCTAATGTGAACGCATCAGATAACGACGGTTGGACACCATTACACGAAGCAACATTTAGAGGAAACATGGAAATTGTTAAACTTCTGATTGATAAAAACGCAAATATAAATGCAAGGGATAACAGATACGGAGATTATGTTCTGCACGTTTCTGCAAGAAACGGAGATGCAGAGATAACAAAACTTCTCATCAGGTATGGTGCAAAAGTAAATGTAAAGGACGAATATGGAGACACCCCCTTACATATTGCAGCTCTTGAGGGACATCTGAAAGTGGCAGAGGTTTTAATAAAACATGGAGCAGACGTCAACGCAAAAAACAATAAAGGTTGGACACCGCTGTTTAAAGCCGCAATGGCAGGAAAGATAAATGTGGCAAGACTGCTGATAAAAAATGGAGCAGAAGTCAACGTAAAAGGAAAATACAAGGAAACACCTCTTCATCTTGCTGTGTTAAGGAAACAAACGGCAATGGTAAAGTTTTTGGTTGAAAATGGAGCTGACGTAAATGCAAAGGATTTAAGAGGAAGAACACCCCTTGATTATGCAAAGGTAGAAGAAATTAAAAAAATTCTACTTAAAGCAAAAGCAAGACACATATAA
- a CDS encoding bifunctional nuclease family protein, with the protein MIEVKVKNIGLDSLTGSPIVMLANIQNEDEIFPIWIGVAEAEGIILKQSGVETPRPLTYDLMKNIIEALGGVVKYVAVVDKKDNAYIAEIVVEKDGDEIKIDARPSDAINIALRFDAPIYVEENVVQKVSMKEILESREKSSEKKEKEAEKPVDKELEEFRKMLENIKPEDFALKPEDKKEG; encoded by the coding sequence ATGATTGAAGTAAAAGTTAAAAATATAGGGCTGGATTCTTTAACAGGTTCACCAATTGTTATGCTTGCAAACATACAGAATGAAGATGAGATATTCCCTATATGGATAGGAGTTGCAGAAGCAGAAGGAATTATACTTAAACAAAGTGGAGTGGAAACACCAAGACCTCTGACTTATGACCTTATGAAGAATATTATTGAAGCTCTGGGAGGAGTAGTTAAGTACGTTGCAGTTGTTGATAAAAAAGACAATGCTTACATTGCAGAGATTGTTGTAGAGAAAGATGGAGATGAGATAAAGATAGATGCAAGACCAAGTGATGCCATAAATATAGCTCTGAGATTTGATGCTCCCATATATGTTGAAGAAAATGTAGTGCAAAAGGTAAGCATGAAAGAAATCTTGGAAAGCAGGGAAAAGTCATCTGAAAAGAAGGAGAAAGAAGCAGAAAAACCTGTTGATAAGGAGCTTGAAGAATTCAGAAAGATGCTTGAGAACATAAAACCAGAAGATTTTGCATTGAAACCAGAGGACAAAAAAGAGGGGTAA
- a CDS encoding DUF2203 domain-containing protein encodes MRYFSLSEANSILPQIKLLVDEIKEKREKLYRVIDSYEDEIENQNDELEVMYLKTEINEINQEINELIDIIESFGAYVKGVDPFLVDFPSLHNGEEIFLCWREGESNIEYWHRVSEGFAGRKHVSLLKEKSGEKNRTGI; translated from the coding sequence ATGAGATACTTTAGCCTTTCTGAAGCCAACAGCATATTACCTCAGATAAAACTGCTGGTAGATGAGATAAAAGAAAAAAGGGAAAAATTATACAGGGTCATTGACTCCTATGAAGATGAGATTGAAAATCAGAACGATGAATTAGAGGTAATGTATCTGAAAACAGAGATAAACGAAATAAATCAAGAAATCAATGAACTTATTGATATAATAGAGAGTTTTGGAGCTTATGTTAAAGGTGTTGACCCGTTTTTAGTAGATTTCCCTTCCCTTCACAACGGAGAAGAGATATTTCTCTGCTGGAGAGAAGGAGAAAGTAATATTGAATACTGGCACAGAGTATCAGAAGGATTTGCAGGAAGAAAACATGTATCCCTGCTAAAAGAAAAATCTGGAGAAAAAAACAGAACAGGTATTTAA